In the genome of Nocardia terpenica, one region contains:
- the rpsT gene encoding 30S ribosomal protein S20, with translation MANIKSQMKRIRTNEAARQRNQSVKSELRTAIKKAREAVVAADQAAADEAARVASRKLDKAVSKGVIHANQAANKKSAMAKQVAALKG, from the coding sequence GTGGCCAACATCAAGTCTCAGATGAAGCGGATCCGCACCAACGAGGCGGCGCGCCAGCGCAACCAGTCGGTGAAGTCCGAGCTGCGCACCGCGATCAAGAAGGCCCGCGAGGCCGTCGTCGCCGCCGACCAGGCCGCCGCCGACGAGGCCGCCCGCGTCGCGAGCCGCAAGCTGGACAAGGCCGTGTCCAAGGGCGTCATCCACGCCAACCAGGCCGCCAACAAGAAGTCCGCGATGGCCAAGCAGGTCGCCGCCCTGAAGGGCTGA